AAACTAGTTAGAAATTTATGACCATAAATTTTCCCTTAATTATTTTGGAAATCCCTACTAGATTGCAGGTCTCTTTGTTTTAGCGTCTGACATTTATCAAAACAATTGAAGCAAGCAATAAATACCCAACAGTTAAATTTGCATTTGCATGAGACTTTAACAAAACAATTCTTAACAAATAAAATCCAAAGTGAAATCACACCCTATTCAGCAAGTCATCTTGTGCAATATGCATGTCTATTGTCTTCTAGTAGAGAAAATCCCAATATTCTCCAAGGCACTTCTGAGTTAATAGACATGTATATTAGCATTTTAGCCCCCAATGAGGAGATAAATTAAATAGGAACTGAAGATTATTAGCTTAAAAACGGAACTAAGCATTTTTAACCCCTTCCGGATTATGCAAGAGTAACAAGGAGATTATTTTGATGTTCTGATTCTTTCCTCCTTCAACCATTTTGTGATTGATCTTTCTTGCAGGTTTGTGTTTCTTCTGTAGATCCTGCAACATTTCCAGCTGCAGTTGAAGCAGGAGCACTAATGGTTTGACCTTCTTGCTTAGTTCCAAGATGATACTGTAGTCATCTCATACATCATGAAAGTTTGAATAGACGTATTTGGTATTGAAATGGTCCTTATGAGATTTTTACTTAACATGATAAATGGCGTTGACAGGTTGAGATTGGAAACTATGATTCATTCTATGAGAAGGGAATAATTTTCACTCCAGAAAAGGTAAAGAGTGTTTGTCATTATTAAATCTCAAATTTGTGTAGAGAAGCAACGAAAGGTTGTGAGGATCAGATCAGATGCTAAAATGATTGCAGAATGCACTCTAAATAGGATTTGTTATCTATATAAGATATAACCTTATTGTTTTATCTCTACTGAATAGAAATGTAGTATCTAAAGGTGACAAGGCATTTAGAAAGATATATATTATATCGTATATGTGAAACTCATTCTTTCTTCTTATGCAAGTTAATCAAATTTTTGTATGTGTAGCAGCAATGTTTGGCCTTTTTAAAATCTTCTGTCCCTCTGTTAAAAATAGTTCCATCTGAATTTCTCTTACTCTTAAATAGAGTTAGTTAGcattttttactaattttaatttcaaatataagTAGAAGCCTGCACTtgaattctttattttaatgatCTATCTTTTGCAGATTCTAGGTCTGACAAAGGAGACAAGGAGGATACTTCCATCCGTAGTCTTGTCTGTCACTGTTCCTCACACACTAAGCCTCCCTGATCAGGTTACAAACAGCATTCTGACTATCAGAGTGCACAATCATGCTGATAATATCAGTACTTTCTTGTGCATAATAAAAGCTCTAAATCCTTAACAGGTCAAGCTTGCAGAGTCACTGGAACTAGAAGGTGTAGATATCATTCAAACTGAAGGAGGAAAATGTTCTAATCCTACACAGTCTGGTGTTATGGGTTTGATTGAGAAGGTAACCAGAAAAGtactttttatttacttttgtcTTTTCCCTATTGCATACATCTTCATTGCTGGAGATTTGAGAATGAAAATCCCAGTTGAAGAGTGTTAGTGGCAATAAAAAAGTGGCTTAAATACTGTACAAGACATTAGCTAGATGATTGAGCACCTCATTCACATTCCACAACATAAATCAACATGTTAAGAGTCTGAAAAAGTATCTAATCTGCTGCATTTGCTCTTGTATATGAAAGAAGTCTATTTAGTCCTCTGGCATTCACAATAGGTCGTTAGTTCTTTCTTCCTCCTAAATCCATTCTGAAGCCACATTTTCAACCCAGAAAGCAATTACAAGTTAAAGGATTATTACTTGCATTCATGCTGATTGTTGCATTGGTAAACTATAGTTGATTATGACAAATCCTTCTTTAAATTATCAAATTTCTAATCACTGGTGATTGCAGGCAACACCAACTTTAGCAGCAGCATATTCTATATCACGAGCTGTTAAGATCCCTGTCATGTGCTCATCAGGGCTAAGCGCTGTCACAGCACCTATGGCTATAACAGCTGGTGCAGCTGGTGTGGTATggatttttattaaatttcttcCCATTTTATAGCAATCATAAACTGATAAACCTCACTATACCTTTGTAATGTTTCTACCTGTTTGGAGGGAAGTTATTGAGTAGTGTCCTAATCACAGGGTGTAGGCTCTGCAGTCAATAGGCTTAATGACGTGGTTGCTATGATTGCCGAGGTCAGAAGCATTGCTAATTCATTGCAGACATCATTTCAGACATCCACCATTCATGAAGTGGAAACTCAAAGACAGTAGTTTGTTTtgcaagaaacaaatgaaggaTGTGTAGGTAGTGAataaaacatgcaaagaaaatTTGGATCCTTCCTTAATAATAAGAACCTATAGGTTCCATTTTTCTTTGTCCTTTACATTTCTGACTTGTTCTCTGATGAAAACTTGTTGGTCATTTGAGTGGAATTATGTATTCTTCGTTGTTCTTTCCTGTGGCTAGAAGGTTTTGCTTGCTATGAAAGAGTTCGTATTTTAACAGGTTAAAAACTGTTCTTATCAGTAGTTCTTGCATTACAAGAATGGTTTGTTAGTACtcaattgttttattttcttggtGCACCTTTATGCTacatatataacaaaaataacctCTTAAAAGTCCTTACACATTCTGAAAAATGTAAtctgaaatatattaaaaagcTTCCAAATTTATCCTCCATGTTTTGGAACATCTTACAGTGAAatctttaattacaaattaagacttttaaaatatattcttaaGGGGTCGTtttgaaaacttaaaatttaagatCTTTCATAATACTTTCAGAaacctaaatatttttatcgGAAAGTAGTTATGAGAAACCAAACTGGAATTGGCTTGGCTTGGCTCCATCTGGTCCAAAAGGGATTATAACTAACCAAGAATGAGATAACCTTGATTTGAAACTGCACCCctatataaattttttgaaatttacaTTCTATATACTTTAAaatgtacaatttaaaatacaaaaaaatgtattttagattgtacattatagatacaaatttagttttaatacaaatttattatttaatagtaACATTTTCACTTAAATTAATCACGAAACATAACACGTTTGTCATAAATCATcataatatttcatatattaatGATTAATATCAAAACAAGATAAATTACTCATCAAATAAGCCTATTCATGTTGTGATGACCATCGTTTTTTACGTAGTAATACAAATGGTTGATCTTCATTTCCCCAAGAAGTATGTACATGTGACATTGATCTAAATCAATGCATATATTTGACTCTGCCTGCTAATGTCACATTGGTAACAAAATGGTTGACAAAGTACAATCATTGATCATCAATAACAATTACTATACCTCCATCAAATGGTGAGAAGGGCGAAGAACTGTTTCTCATACCCAAATTACTGCATTACATGCTTTGGGAAATGGCGATGTGAGCATGTCACGAGCCAAGAACATGGATATTGCCTCAAATGACCAACTAGGAATTGTTGTGATAAGGAGTCCAAATCATCCCAGCATGAGTAATATCATCTTTTTGGATGTGCACAATGCCAACTATGCATATATGGTGTATGGTCACATAACATGATGCCCGAGAGAGAACCTCTTAATATGTGGGATTCATATCCCTCATTCCCATTCCTGGAAAGTGCTCATATATTCATGTTTGTTCCGTCATAAACAAAACATTATTCAGatattcaattgaaaataaatctatgTCCCAACTACTTTGTCTGGGCAAAGCAAACATCTCTAGTTGTCATACATGTAAGTGAGTGCGGAAGCTCCCCATGTGTACCCACCATCCATCCTCAAATTATTGAAAAGAGCAAAATATGACATGTTAATAGCTGTCACATTTTTATCAGGAATATTGTGCACCAAACAAATAAGCCTGAGATGCGTACTTTCCTTTTTGTTGGACGATGCACTCCCCATACACCTCGTGTAGCCAACTCATTCTGACATGAGCACCACAACATTGCCTCAACTTTGTTGTGACATCATCGAACTCCATTCTAAGGAGGTCAACCAACAATGTTTTGAAATTCAGTGTCACATGTGAATAAAATTGTCTCATTATAGTGAGATGAAACAATATAGACACATCATCCATTTGATGTTCATCTCACTAACAGGGAGGTGGAAAATGTTAGTGTCACGGCACTTTTCTACAAAGACTGAGACCCTTATCAACAGTCTTGTAGTTATTGTTGCATAGTGACAAAAACTTGGTGATAAACACCGCAACCTCTATTTAAAAATGAAGGATCCCAAATTTACTTAACTTATGTTTGTGAGAGACCAACTTTAACCTCCCTCGATCCTCACCCTTCTAGAATATTAAGGTGATCAATGTGACTCACCAATAAGAAGGACATATCAAAAGGTGTGCCAACAAATCATTGTTACTCATTGTCCTCTATTTAAAAATGAAGGATCCCAAATTTACTTAACTTATGTTTGTGAGAGACCAACTTTAACCTCCCTCGATCCTCACCCTTCTAGAATATTAAGGTGATCAATGTGACTCACCAATAAGAAGGACATATCAAAAGGTGTGCCAACAAATCATTGTTACTCATTGTGTCCTCTTGGAACTGCTGACAACACATCCGTATCAATGTTTTCATTAGTAGTAAAAcgtttttaaaaacaaaaatattctaGAATGCAAtgtataaaaatcattaaatatattatgtcagaacctatgcaccagtacaTGCATGATTTTGCAGATGACATAGGATTCTTCTGGAAAAGGGGTAAACAGCCAGCCACTAGTTTATCATAATGGCTTTTTAAGctttttaaagattttgagAAACTTTCTAGATAGGTATTTTGGAAGGTTTTAAATTTTGCActaatatatcaaaatatattttaaaaaattattccgTAATTGAAAAATAGATGTTGTGGAATATCAATCCAACATACGAGAATTAAATTTTAgattcttaaatatattttctcgtAATGTTTACAAAAACGTGtaattcaaaaattttaaataattttttaacaatttcccagaaagtataaaaatttagaaaagtcATTTTCGTATTACATTAATGCATATAGGGTTGGAAAGAAAATACACAAATATAGGAAGCAATTATCGAGTTGCTATTTACAACGCTTTTACTCCAAAACattcttttttgaatttttttaaaaaagtcaaCTTTCTCACCTTCACCCCTTTGCACTAAGCCATCCCAGTCCTACCCtttattgataatttattttattttattttcacacATATGACGGAAATTAGTTTTTATGGTGTATTATTcgaataaattttgaaaactaattaattttatttttaggtaaTGAGTTTTCATAGATTAggtaatcaaaattaatatttgtaaaagGGTTTAGAAAAATAGTCGACAGTTAAAAGAGCGAAaagaaaaggttaaaaaatatgGGCCAAATGAAAGTGTCAAGTTGAAAAAAATACTTTCTTTTATAGGtagtttctttctgcacccctacatttttcttcctgcacgcCCATAAGATTGTGCAAAGACAAAACTGTCCCTATATAAACTgtacatttttttctatttcagaTTATGAAATCCGGTAAATTTTCGAAATGGCGCTTCCGGTAAATTTTCGGATTGGCGCATCCGGTAATTTCCCGGATTGATGCTTCCGGTAGTACATGAATAATAGTActaatccaaataaaaaaatgcaaaacatccataattgaaaaaaccattccAGATCCGTCATTcagtaatttaaaatatgcattctagattcaaaaatccataattgaaaaaaatcattccggatccaccaatccgtaatagaaattGGGCTTCCGGATTCAGCAATCCGAAAATCAATATTTATCCAAACTTTGCTTccggaacaccccctcatccggaatgcaacatgattcactttcggattgatgaatccgtagcacactctgAGATCCCAAAATTGTAAGGGTCAGTTTtggaatttacaaaattgtgcaggtgcaggaagaaaaatgtaggggtgcaggaagaaactgccccTTTTACATAATGTTCATGTCTCTTAGGTTTTGTTCTCTATATAACAAACTTCAATACAATATATAAAACTTTGTGGGCATTACaaaattattacaataaaaaaatttatacattaGAAGTGTTAATGACATCACAATTTACGGATTTGggtttaagaaattattttgatGTTTACCGAGACATTTTAATGCAATTCAATATcataatgtttttttaagaTATATCTTTT
The sequence above is a segment of the Phaseolus vulgaris cultivar G19833 chromosome 2, P. vulgaris v2.0, whole genome shotgun sequence genome. Coding sequences within it:
- the LOC137811731 gene encoding uncharacterized protein ycf23-like; this encodes MHSLTCTPLSSHHTTLNPLLGADATSRPFSHSLPFKRRTCFTTRAVLSSTREDVLKHFNERRALKIITGLQNFNKDNVASVVTAADKGGATHVDIACDPELVKLAIGLTSCPVCVSSVDPATFPAAVEAGALMVEIGNYDSFYEKGIIFTPEKILGLTKETRRILPSVVLSVTVPHTLSLPDQVKLAESLELEGVDIIQTEGGKCSNPTQSGVMGLIEKATPTLAAAYSISRAVKIPVMCSSGLSAVTAPMAITAGAAGVGVGSAVNRLNDVVAMIAEVRSIANSLQTSFQTSTIHEVETQRQ